Proteins from a single region of Paraburkholderia aromaticivorans:
- a CDS encoding transposase, translating into MKLWTAWWDAIWLLRPAFSRLRSFMWFATVVAGLTVRTELLGVTSIVRALKLRPALYNKLRDSLHSDAVQLDQLSALWTQTVLRLFPDPLRVNGRLVLVGDGIKVAKSGRKMPGVKLLHQQSDSNTKPEYIMGHSMQAVSMLVRAAQSVFAVPLAVRIHEGLVWSNRDRRTLLDKMISLLGIVSVQQPFYFVADAYYAAGKIVKGLRDRDNHLVTRVKSNAVACAPYVQQGPRKRGRPRRYGEKIKLKSLLADPQALQSAPSPVYGEHNVTIHYRVCDLLWPAYGQLVRFVAVTHPSRGSCLLMCTDLSLDAVEIIRLYGLRFKIEYSFKQAVHRIGTFAYHFWMQDMKPLARRNGDQYLHRESLEYRNAVKRKIHAYHVFMHAGIVCQGLLHYLAAVFPSQVWSSFGSWLRTIRPGIPPSELVVANALRQCLPEFLVNSAKTHFFAKFIAERQDPDTFEMFRLGT; encoded by the coding sequence ATGAAACTCTGGACGGCTTGGTGGGACGCGATCTGGCTGCTACGCCCAGCGTTTTCTCGCCTGCGCAGCTTCATGTGGTTCGCAACTGTCGTCGCTGGCTTGACTGTGCGCACCGAGTTGCTGGGCGTGACCAGCATCGTGCGGGCTCTCAAACTGCGGCCAGCCCTGTACAACAAGCTGCGTGACAGCCTGCATAGCGACGCCGTGCAGCTCGATCAGCTTTCAGCGCTGTGGACCCAGACGGTGCTGCGCCTGTTCCCTGACCCGCTACGCGTCAATGGCCGACTGGTTTTGGTCGGCGATGGCATCAAGGTGGCCAAGAGCGGCAGGAAGATGCCCGGCGTCAAGCTGCTGCATCAACAGTCCGACTCCAACACCAAGCCCGAATACATCATGGGGCACTCGATGCAGGCGGTCAGTATGCTTGTGCGGGCCGCCCAGAGCGTCTTCGCCGTACCGCTGGCCGTGCGTATTCACGAAGGTCTGGTGTGGTCCAACCGCGATCGGCGTACCTTGCTCGACAAGATGATCTCGCTGCTTGGCATCGTCTCGGTGCAGCAGCCGTTCTACTTCGTGGCCGATGCCTACTACGCTGCTGGCAAGATCGTCAAAGGCCTGCGCGATCGGGACAACCACCTGGTCACACGCGTGAAGTCCAATGCAGTCGCCTGTGCCCCGTACGTGCAGCAGGGACCGCGCAAACGGGGGCGTCCCAGGCGCTACGGTGAGAAGATCAAACTCAAATCGCTACTGGCTGATCCCCAGGCCTTGCAATCCGCCCCCAGTCCGGTCTATGGCGAGCACAATGTCACCATTCACTATCGGGTCTGCGATCTGCTGTGGCCGGCGTACGGTCAGCTGGTTCGCTTCGTGGCAGTGACTCACCCAAGCAGGGGTTCGTGTCTGCTGATGTGCACCGACCTCAGTCTGGATGCCGTCGAGATCATCCGCCTGTATGGATTGCGCTTCAAGATCGAGTACAGCTTCAAACAGGCGGTGCATCGGATCGGCACATTCGCGTACCACTTCTGGATGCAGGACATGAAGCCGCTCGCCCGCCGAAACGGCGATCAATACCTTCATCGCGAGTCACTCGAGTACCGCAACGCCGTCAAGCGCAAGATCCACGCGTACCACGTCTTTATGCACGCTGGCATCGTCTGTCAGGGACTGCTTCACTATCTGGCAGCGGTGTTCCCTTCACAGGTCTGGAGTTCCTTTGGATCCTGGCTGCGCACTATCCGCCCCGGCATCCCTCCATCGGAGTTGGTCGTCGCCAACGCACTACGTCAATGCCTGCCCGAATTTCTCGTGAATAGCGCCAAAACCCATTTCTTCGCAAAATTCATCGCAGAAAGGCAGGACCCCGACACATTCGAGATGTTCCGCCTGGGCACATAG
- a CDS encoding ParA family protein: MEIRYAFWNNKGGTGKTSLAFQSIVRYAEKHPKKRVLAVDMCPQANLSELLLGGLNSKGSEKLLERQGLVPRCSVGGYFQLRLPAPYSPPAFDAQDFITLPHEYNKGVAKNIHLVCGDPLLELQANAVNTLANNQIPGTNPWIAVVDWLKDFLAQVEDEYDTVFLDCNPSFSLYTQIALAATDRIVLPVMADDSSRRAIQNAFSLIYGLKLPSEIYAAYAFATKLKAAGRPLPKVHLIVKNRITQYMGAASAYAAVLAAIETDITKLLKSNPELESAEFRRGFSAMCPGGTSRMCRGPAFLR, from the coding sequence ATGGAAATCCGGTACGCTTTTTGGAACAACAAGGGAGGCACCGGGAAGACCAGCCTGGCTTTCCAGTCAATCGTGCGCTATGCGGAGAAACACCCGAAAAAACGGGTGCTCGCCGTCGACATGTGTCCTCAAGCAAACCTGTCGGAACTGTTGCTCGGCGGTCTGAACAGCAAGGGTAGCGAAAAGCTCCTGGAGCGGCAGGGGCTTGTTCCTCGCTGCAGTGTTGGAGGGTATTTCCAGCTCCGGCTACCAGCACCGTATTCGCCGCCCGCCTTTGACGCTCAAGACTTCATCACGCTCCCGCATGAGTACAACAAGGGGGTTGCGAAGAACATTCACCTAGTATGTGGTGATCCGCTGCTTGAATTGCAGGCGAATGCGGTCAATACTCTCGCCAACAACCAGATTCCCGGCACGAATCCCTGGATTGCCGTTGTCGACTGGCTGAAGGACTTCCTGGCCCAGGTCGAAGACGAATATGACACCGTGTTCCTCGATTGCAACCCCAGCTTTTCTCTCTACACCCAGATCGCACTTGCAGCGACCGACCGCATCGTCTTGCCGGTGATGGCGGACGACTCTTCGCGGCGCGCGATCCAGAATGCCTTTTCTCTTATCTATGGACTGAAGCTGCCGTCAGAAATCTACGCGGCTTATGCTTTTGCCACGAAACTCAAGGCTGCGGGTCGACCGCTTCCCAAGGTGCATCTAATCGTAAAAAATCGCATCACACAGTACATGGGAGCCGCATCTGCCTACGCCGCCGTGCTGGCCGCAATCGAGACGGACATCACAAAATTGCTGAAATCAAACCCTGAACTCGAGAGTGCCGAATTCAGGCGTGGTTTTTCGGCTATGTGCCCAGGCGGAACATCTCGAATGTGTCGGGGTCCTGCCTTTCTGCGATGA
- a CDS encoding ATP-binding protein yields MPTPAIAAMYARIRHCLRRGVTGSVIYGHTRWGKTYAVRYCVRLLRHELPRVVVLTLGMPQNPTRSESLFFGMLLDVAQHARPDSGTALQRRLRLYHKLAELVARVSGNTLVIFIDEAQRLEMEHYEWLRDVQDELGRRGIRVFAFLVGQPGILNRRSAFRQNVDTSQIVARFMIDEMRFAGMQQAADLKMSLAAYDSSIFPEGSDWTYTRFFLQRAYDTGFQLGAQQKVLWDAFEAAHRTARFDFPMEIPMEYLARSVEIALTRNMEHDSAGFELSRACWDEAVEESSFIAALEALRIIFVDEAGS; encoded by the coding sequence GTGCCGACGCCGGCGATCGCGGCCATGTACGCGCGAATCCGGCACTGTCTTCGCCGGGGCGTGACGGGTTCCGTGATCTACGGGCATACACGCTGGGGCAAGACCTATGCGGTCCGATATTGCGTGCGGCTGCTGCGGCACGAGCTGCCGCGCGTCGTTGTCCTCACGCTCGGCATGCCACAGAATCCCACGCGCTCGGAGTCCCTGTTCTTCGGGATGTTGCTCGATGTCGCCCAGCATGCCCGCCCGGACAGCGGTACCGCCCTGCAACGGCGCTTGCGGCTCTATCACAAGCTCGCCGAACTCGTGGCGCGCGTTTCGGGTAACACGCTGGTTATCTTCATCGACGAGGCACAACGACTTGAGATGGAGCACTACGAGTGGCTGCGTGACGTCCAGGACGAGCTTGGTCGCCGCGGTATCCGCGTGTTTGCGTTTCTCGTCGGCCAGCCTGGTATCCTGAACCGCAGGAGCGCATTCCGGCAGAACGTCGATACCTCGCAGATCGTCGCCCGTTTCATGATTGACGAGATGCGGTTTGCGGGCATGCAGCAGGCGGCTGATCTGAAAATGTCTCTCGCCGCGTACGACAGCTCAATCTTTCCGGAAGGCAGCGACTGGACCTATACGCGCTTTTTTCTGCAGCGCGCGTACGACACGGGCTTTCAGCTCGGCGCGCAGCAGAAGGTGCTGTGGGATGCGTTCGAAGCGGCGCATCGAACCGCGAGGTTCGATTTTCCGATGGAAATCCCCATGGAGTATCTGGCTCGCTCGGTTGAGATCGCGCTGACCCGCAATATGGAACACGACTCGGCGGGGTTTGAACTGAGCCGCGCCTGCTGGGACGAGGCCGTCGAAGAATCCAGTTTTATTGCCGCGCTTGAGGCGTTGCGGATCATCTTCGTCGATGAGGCGGGGTCGTGA
- a CDS encoding tyrosine-type recombinase/integrase, whose translation MFIGTRSTTFRMDHAPSSRYKFHFVGRNRATSPILPAGLTEQEVVIQWLKTKEAGDGRLAETTRAQYVVEARRLFWYARWIDTPISEWTLEEAGDYLAFLKAPDEAAICAERVPRGDPRWTPFRKALSTASARQSQVIAGSLFKWLVAVQYLRADPFAGYGLAGKKRQRAKKQKRFVGQDGIELARDAVVGRECRTDRERAKRARDLFIVDLFTKTGLRTSEAINATMGSIQYARFTPAQRAKNPDYPEGVWVIEVESGKGGHARTVSCAAIMGSLQDYRIAYGLSSLPIPGETTPLILGARRRTPELSRQVSERGLRGLRRDLGTIDGVTDRSSLYRLVKAIFREALAWWDARDPVEAAKLERASTHWLRHSFAKSLVSAGADLMTIARNLGHADVNTSLVYIDDEETSRALDTERLLLDR comes from the coding sequence TTGTTCATTGGAACGCGGTCGACCACGTTCCGCATGGATCATGCGCCGTCGAGCCGGTACAAGTTTCACTTCGTCGGACGGAACCGGGCGACCAGCCCGATCCTGCCGGCCGGACTTACCGAGCAGGAAGTCGTGATCCAGTGGCTGAAGACGAAGGAAGCCGGTGACGGCCGACTGGCAGAAACGACGCGCGCCCAGTATGTGGTTGAGGCCCGGAGGCTCTTCTGGTATGCGCGATGGATCGACACGCCGATCTCGGAATGGACGCTCGAGGAAGCCGGCGACTACCTCGCGTTCCTGAAGGCTCCGGACGAGGCTGCGATCTGCGCGGAGCGCGTGCCGCGCGGCGATCCGCGCTGGACGCCTTTCCGCAAGGCGCTGAGCACGGCATCTGCGCGCCAGAGCCAGGTCATCGCCGGCAGCCTGTTCAAATGGCTCGTCGCCGTGCAGTACCTTCGGGCCGATCCCTTCGCCGGCTACGGGCTGGCGGGAAAGAAGCGCCAGCGCGCCAAGAAACAGAAACGGTTCGTTGGGCAGGATGGCATCGAGCTTGCCCGGGATGCGGTCGTTGGCCGGGAATGTCGCACCGACCGGGAACGGGCCAAGCGGGCCCGCGATCTGTTCATTGTTGACCTGTTCACCAAGACCGGCTTGCGCACGTCCGAGGCGATCAATGCAACGATGGGATCAATCCAGTACGCGCGCTTCACTCCCGCGCAGCGGGCGAAGAACCCCGACTATCCGGAGGGCGTCTGGGTGATCGAGGTGGAATCCGGGAAAGGCGGCCATGCACGGACGGTCTCGTGCGCGGCCATCATGGGTAGCCTTCAGGATTATCGGATCGCCTATGGCCTCTCCTCACTGCCCATCCCGGGAGAAACGACCCCTCTCATCCTTGGCGCCCGGCGACGGACGCCCGAGCTCAGCAGGCAGGTCAGTGAAAGAGGGCTTCGCGGCTTGAGGCGTGATCTCGGGACCATCGATGGCGTCACGGACCGCTCCTCGCTGTACCGGCTCGTGAAGGCGATTTTCCGTGAGGCGCTGGCTTGGTGGGATGCGCGCGACCCGGTCGAAGCGGCCAAGCTCGAACGCGCCTCCACGCACTGGCTGCGCCACAGTTTTGCCAAGAGCCTCGTGTCGGCTGGCGCGGATCTAATGACGATCGCCCGAAACCTTGGTCACGCCGACGTGAATACCAGTCTCGTGTACATCGATGACGAGGAAACGTCTCGGGCTCTCGACACCGAGAGGTTGCTACTGGACCGATAA